A genomic stretch from Hemibagrus wyckioides isolate EC202008001 linkage group LG02, SWU_Hwy_1.0, whole genome shotgun sequence includes:
- the LOC131370065 gene encoding serine protease 30-like, translating into MEFNLWKVLVPNATGSLSQPDVCGQAPLNNRIVGGEDAVHGSWPWQVRLQIKNFICGGSLINENWVLSAAHCFRSPACSGQLQATETGQAGQQDKYDQLAQKLQEVQMPVVNNSDCADIYAPLRITDKMICAGFTEGGKDSYKGDSGGPMVVRLNKSWTQFGIVSFGCALPNYPGVYTRVSRYQDWIYRTISNGQLGFVTFLFSCHVSPIFFCLFFFFISPSSPSSSPSLTSRYGIQIKHTCSYKMIKGQFTEQIRIHHERFV; encoded by the exons GCTCTCTCTCCCAGCCTGATG tgtgtgGTCAGGCTCCCCTCAACAACAGGATTGTGGGTGGTGAAGATGCGGTTCATGGGTCCTGGCCTTGGCAGGTCAGACTTCAAATTAAAAACTTTATTTGTGGCGGCAGCCTGATCAATGAGAACTGGGTCTTATCGGCTGCTCACTGTTTCAGAAG TCCAGCTTGTTCTGGCCAGCTACAAGCTACAGAAACAGGCCAAGCTGGTCAACAGGACAAGT ATGATCAGCTCGCTCAAAAACTGCAGGAGGTGCAGATGCCGGTTGTCAATAATAGTGACTGTGCAGACATATATGCACCTCTTCGTATCACAGACAAGATGATATGTGCTGGCTTTactgagggaggaaaagacTCATACAAG GGTGACTCTGGGGGTCCAATGGTGGTCAGACTGAATAAATCCTGGACTCAGTTTGGGATCGTGAGTTTTGGCTGTGCTTTACCTAATTACCCTGGTGTGTACACCAGAGTGTCTCGTTACCAAGACTGGATTTATAGGACAATCAGCAATGGTCAACTTGGATTTGTGACATTCTTATTCAGCTGTCATGTTTCCCCCATcttcttctgtctgttttttttttttatttctccatcATCCCCTtcctcttctccatctctaacTTCTAGGTATGGAATCCAAATAAAGCACACATGCTCATACAAAATGATTAAGGGACAATTTACTGAGCAGATCAGAATACATCATGAACGCTTTGTCTAA
- the LOC131367182 gene encoding tryptase-like, which produces MEIYLWKVVAVVCALLLNASGSFSQLDVCGQAPLNTKIVGGTDAVAGAWPWQASIQSSGRHFCGGSLINELWVLSAAHCFQSPFFLDFTVVLGLENLEGPNLNKQQRKVQRMYSHPRYNSKTNDNDIALLQLTSPVTFTSYIRPACLAAIKSEFPQKTNVWVTGWGDIKSNVDLPSPKTLQEVQVPIVSNSDCAQSYGQDVITFNMMCAGLTEGGKDSCQGDSGGPMVFKHNETWVQAGIVSFGYGCALPNYPGVYTRVSQYQDWIKSFITTKQPGFIAVSNGNRGSPNLFCLFLSFSIILYLCSFSIF; this is translated from the exons ATGGAGATTTATTTGTGGAAGGTTGTGGCTGTTGTATGTGCTCTGcttcttaatgcttcag GCTCATTTTCCCAACTAGATG TGTGTGGTCAGGCTCCCTTGAACACCAAGATTGTGGGTGGTACAGATGCTGTTGCCGGTGCCTGGCCTTGGCAGGCCAGCATTCAGAGCTCAGGCAGGCATTTCTGTGGAGGCAGCCTGATCAATGAGCTCTGGGTCTTATCAGCTGCTCACTGTTTCCAGAG CCCTTTTTTCCTGGATTTCACAGTCGTTCTAGGGTTGGAAAATCTGGAAGGGCCTAACCTGAATAAGCAGCAAAGAAAAGTTCAAAGAATGTACAGTCATCCAAGGTATAACTCTAAAACTAATGACAATGACATTGCACTACTCCAGCTCACATCTCCAGTGACTTTTACAAGCTATATCAGGCCGGCATGCCTGGCAGCAATCAAGAGTGAATTTCCCCAAAAAACTAATGTCTGGGTTACAGGATGGGGTGACATTAAATCTAATG TGGATCTGCCATCCCCCAAGACCCTGCAAGAGGTGCAGGTACCAATTGTCAGTAACAGTGACTGTGCCCAATCTTACGGACAAGATGTCATCACATTCAATATGATGTGTGCTGGCCTCACTGAGGGGGGCAAGGACTCATGCCAG GGTGATTCTGGAGGTCCAATGGTGTTCAAGCATAACGAAACCTGGGTTCAAGCTGGGATTGTGAGCTTTGGCTATGGCTGTGCTTTACCTAATTACCCTGGAGTGTACACCAGAGTGTCTCAGTACCAAGACTGGATTAAGAGCttcatcacaaccaaacaaccTGGATTTATTGCAGTCTCCAATGGCAATCGTGGGTCCCCAAACCTCTTTTGTctgttcctttctttctccatcatCCTCTACCTCTGCTCCTTCTCTATCTTCTAG
- the hirip3 gene encoding HIRA-interacting protein 3 has translation MVSEAAAIRKFVTRELKRCSDLSTLTLGILRKKYLEHVGRDSLPAEDRQLLKQIVEEELLRMQGSSSSSDDEPLIKSMAPPQKQNKRKREEEDVEEAENDDDVSRKKKSRFASDPPDSPDSGIEKVANEEQLKEDADGTDKDMEEESKEEQTAKVPRKKTTVRHNVKRNRKEDISSGSDEEEEEEEEEKNKAKKKGKVLNGEEEDHITSSSSDEDKENQQAKARGGKKKQCMSSDSVEEVSDEEMKNEDKENQKKAKARGGRKKQGASSDSVEEVSGEEVKTKGKKKAVGKQIKAGAQKKRKGKEDKKESTESETVRKVQKEVFGSSSESEEDVARKTEKKETSESSDDESDKETDTKKDVVDKMSSDEEEKETVKVKDKDRVEAEDSDSSSSSLPSLEEDEEAGGMKLKQEEKTKKKSVPKKSSEMSESKAKGGKDDENKAVSRLKRYIATCGVRRNYKKLFEGCRSVKAKVAVLKKELEELGVEGQPSIEKCKKARMKREEAQELAELDVSNIISAQGRPKRRTAAPWTDFQRSSPPPSAFKRVVNSDSDSEEASVDRGRKRATDWSNLRGIISDDADSN, from the exons ATGGTGTCAGAGGCGGCGGCAATTCGCAAGTTCGTCACACGAGAGCTGAAGAGGTGCTCGGACCTCAG TACTTTGACACTTGGCATCCTACGGAAGAAGTATCTGGAGCATGTGGGCAGGGACTCACTTCCTGCAGAAGACAGACAGTTGCTCAAGCAAATCGTAGAAGAGGAACTTTTAAGAATGCAG ggcagcagcagcagcagtgatgATGAACCTTTAATAAAGAGCATGGCTCCAccacaaaagcaaaataaacgCAAAAGGGAAGAGGAAGATGTGGAAGAGGCAGAAAACGATGATGATGTATCTAGAAAGAAGAAATCACGTTTTGCCTCAGATCCCCCAG ATTCCCCAGACTCTGGAATAGAGAAAGTGGCAAATGAGGAACAGCTTAAAGAAGATGCTGATGGAACTGATAAGGACATGGAGGAAGAGAGTAAAGAAGAACAGACTGCAAAAGTTCCAAGGAAGAAAACGACCGTAAGGCATAATGTGAAAAGGAATAGGAAGGAAGACATAAGTtcaggaagtgatgaagaggaggaggaggaggaggaggagaagaataaGGCAAAAAAGAAGGGGAAGGTTTTAAATGGTGAGGAAGAGGATCACATCACCTCCAGCAGTTCAGATGAAGACAAAGAAAATCAACAAGCAAAAGCCAGAGGTGGAAAGAAAAAGCAGTGCATGAGTTCTGACAGCGTGGAGGAGGTGAGCGATGAAGAGATGAAAAATGAAGACaaagaaaatcaaaagaaagcaaaagctcgaggtggaaggaaaaagcaaggtgCGAGTTCGGACAGCGTAGAGGAGGTGAGCGGCGAAGAGGTGAAAACCAAAGGTAAGAAAAAGGCTGTTGGAAAACAGATCAAAGCAGGTgctcagaagaaaagaaaaggaaaagaagacaaaaaagagTCAACAGAGAGTGAAACTGTGAGAAAAGTGCAGAAGGAAGTCTTCGGGAGTAGCTCCGAAAGCGAAGAAGACGTGGCAAGgaaaactgaaaagaaagaaacgagCGAAAGCAGTGATGATGAGAGTGATAAAGAAACTGACACAAAGAAAGATGTTGTTGATAAAATGTCCTCggatgaagaagagaaagaaacag TGAAAGTAAAGGATAAAGATCGGGTAGAGGCAGAGGATTCAgactcctcctcttcttccttgcCCTCTctggaggaggatgaagaagcGGGGGGGATGAAACTGAAACAGGAAGAAAAGACGAAAAAAAAGAGTGTGCCGAAGAAGAGTAGTGAAATGAGTGAGAGCAAGGCCAAAGGAGGAAAG GACGATGAGAACAAAGCCGTGTCCAGACTTAAGCGCTACATCGCCACCTGTGGTGTACGCCGGAACTATAAGAAGCTGTTCGAGGGCTGCCGCTCAGTGAAGGCCAAAGTTGCTGTGCTGAAGAAAGAACTGGAAGAGCTGGGGGTGGAGG GTCAGCCTTCCATTGAGAAGTGTAAAAAAGCCAGAATGAAGAGGGAGGAAGCTCAGGAGCTGGCAGAACTGGATGTCAGCAATATAATCTCTGCTCAGG GTCGTCCTAAACGCCGAACTGCAGCACCATGGACGGATTTTCAGAGAAGCTCACCTCCTCCATCAGCCTTCAAGCGTGTGGTGAACTCTGACTCGGACAGTGAAGAGGCCAGTGTGGACAGAGGGCGCAAGAGAGCAACAGACTGGAGCAACCTGCGGGGGATCATCAGCGACGACGCAGACAGCAACTAG